One region of Solanum pennellii chromosome 6, SPENNV200 genomic DNA includes:
- the LOC107022295 gene encoding agamous-like MADS-box protein AGL66, which produces MDRNKIMMKIIEDPVSRQQFYSKCKDSIVKKSNELGLLCDTNIALLMVSPNGEVTSYSGGESFEDIMINAMNQFDELNQQFTPNPNEQDHKKKLNEVEQTLHEAQEKISSYEPQAENINTVEEADAYEQYLLGVIGRIQLSKAKFLDNQEFLKRNENVAMASVNAEDIAPIGND; this is translated from the exons ATGGATCGCAATAAGATTATGATGAAGATAATTGAGGATCCAGTATCTCGTCAACAATTCTACTCAAAATGTAAGGATAGCATTGTTAAGAAGTCAAATGAGTTGGGGCTTTTATGTGACACAAATATTGCACTGTTAATGGTCTCTCCAAATGGTGAAGTGACCAGCTATTCTGGAGGAGAAAG TTTTGAGGATATTATGATCAATGCAATGAACCAATTTGATGAACTAAATCAACA ATTTACTCCAAATCCAAATGAACAG GATCATAAGAAGAAGCTTAATGAGGTCGAACAAACACTACATGAAGCACAGGAGAAAATAAG TTCTTACGAACCACAAGCGGAGAATATCAACACAGTCGAAGAAGCTGATGCATATGAGCAGTATCTTCTGGGTGTTATAGGACGGATTCAACTATCCAAA GCAAAATTCTTGGATAATCAGGAATTTCTGAAGAGAAATGAAAATGTCGCG ATGGCTTCGGTCAACGCAGAGGATATAGCTCCTATAGGTAACGACTAA